A portion of the Homalodisca vitripennis isolate AUS2020 chromosome 2, UT_GWSS_2.1, whole genome shotgun sequence genome contains these proteins:
- the LOC124356325 gene encoding uncharacterized protein LOC124356325 codes for MNVVPSVWIPYPRPTVSVELRCGVLYSGCQCTKRNGLQQDCPRSECQGRPSCLDYPAPTCVPSGNAPRPYLSPSELQSTRDSHLDRYGRVGDHYIKYKRKLDRKYLDLGKTGYVQHPGVSARDNIPCRVHRRE; via the exons ATGAACGTCGTTCCTTCCGTCTGG ATCCCGTACCCTCGGCCCACAGTCAGTGTGGAGTTGCGCTGTGGGGTTCTCTACAGCGGTTGTCAGTGCACCAAGAGGAACGGACTCCAGCAGGACTGTCCCCGCAGCGAATGTCAGGGGCGCCCCTCCTGCCTGGACTACCCAGCGCCCACGTGTGTGCCCAGCGGCAATGCCCCGCGCCCCTACCTCTCGCCCAGCGAGCTGCAGAGCACCCGAGACTCCCACCTGGATAG GTACGGCAGAGTGGGTGACCACTACATCAAGTATAAGCGGAAACTGGACCGGAAGTACCTCGACTTGGGAAAAACGGGGTACGTTCAACACCCTGGGGTCTCGGCTAGAGACAACATACCTTGCCGCGTGCACAGGAGGGAGTAA